The stretch of DNA GCTTCCCTAATCCATTAGGTAATGTTTCAAGCTCCATGCATCCAGTAAGTAACAAGACTTGCAAATTTAGGAGCTTGCAAATAGAATGGGGAAGTCTTTTGATTTTGCAGTTATTGGTTAGATTGAGAACACGCAGGTGCTCCAATTTAGCAATTGAAATGGGTAGAGTAACCATTGAAGAATCACTTAAATCTAAAATCCGTAAGTATTTATATCTTGATACCCATGTATCCAAAAGAGAATCACGGTCAAGACCCACTCTATCAATGGGAAACAATATAGTTCTTACTTGTTTGGACTTGAGAAACAAAGCATGGCCAAGTGaatcattttcaaaaattgaCAAATGTCTTGCTTGCTCGGGTATATTTCGAGTATTGGACTGTACTAGTACACACTCCTCCTTCGCAACATACAATGCAAGATCGTGCACCAAATCATGTactttgaaattgaaaaagtgACCAATGTCGTCAAAATCTAGAAGAAATGACCTTGAATGTAACTCATCAATATATTCTCTTGCAACATTCTCCAAATTTTCATTTCCATTTCGGGGTTGAACTAATCCAAGAGCTACCCAAAGACTAGTAATATCACCAGCAAGAAATGTAAAATCTTTGGGATATAGGGAAAAATAAGCAAAACAGTGCCTTAAGTAGGACGGCATTTGATCATAACTTAGTTTTAATGCAGGTAAAATATCATCTTTCTTTTGTTCTAAATTCCATATTTCAGAATCTCTTACAAATTTCCActtatttaaatcaaatttagaaAACAGAGAACTTCCTAATGTTTTTACTGCTAATGGAACTCCATGACATTTTTTCACAATTTCTTTTCCAATCGCCACTAAATTTGGgaatttttcttcttcaccTTCCTTAAATGCCGAtttgacaaacaaaaataaacaattcTCTACAGAAAGGCCATGTAAAACATACGACGGAACAGTGCCCATCATTGAAGAAATTGATTTGCTACGTGTTGTAACCATCATTTTGCTTCCTACTGTGCCAACTTTTATCAAATCTTTCAACTCAGTCCATTTTGCACGATCATCATTCCATATGTCATCTAACACAAGTAAAAACTTTTGACCAGAAATTTTAGATCTCAGACAACTTACAAGCTGTACAATATCTAAGTTGTTAATGTTTTCTTGGTGAGGAAAAGTAACACTTGAAGCTGAAGTTGAAGCAAACTTGGAAGTAGAAGCTGagtttacaattttaataattatctgCCTAATATCAAAGTCGTTGGAGACACATGCCCACATCTTCAATTGGAAAAGTTGATCCACCCTTTTATCATTGAACACCAACTTTGCAAGTGTGGTTTTCCCCAAGCCTCCAATTCCCACAATGGGAATAACGCACATACTTTTATCGCCATCATCATCACCGTGAGGATGTGGTTGCATCAAAAGCTTGATAATTTCTTCCCTGTCACTCTCTCTTCCTATTACACTTGATGCATCAACATCAGGATAAGTCATTTCTCTCCTGTGAACAACAAGTCCTGGTTCGACATTGATGGTTGCAAGTCCAAACCTGGTCCCATCATATGCTACCTTATCCAATCTGTTCCTAATATCTTTGATTTGACGCGCCATCTTAATGCGAAAAGCAAGTGGATTAGAGGAAGAAAAGAAGTGGCGTACCTTCATGCTGGTGCTTCGAGAATCCTTGATAACTTGCTTTCGCTTGTCCTGCAAGTCAAATCCCTCCAATACATCTTCAGCATCAGAGCAAATGTTTTGAGTCTGTCTCAGCCATTCACGCAATGCGTGCTGTTGGTTCTTCTTCTCCTCTGCATCCAACAGCAGACATCTGACAATTGTTAGAGTGTCTTTGATCACTCGCAAATCTTTATACACGCCGTAGGCTCGAGAAACCTCTTGATAAGCATAAGAAGTAAGCTTCCTTAGCAGTAATTCCGCAGCATCAAAGGCAATTGCTTCAGCCATGTTAGTAACGAAACGAGCAGGAATNNNNNNNNNNNNNNNNNNNNNNNNNNNNNNNNNNNNNNNNNNNNNNNNNNNNNNNNNNNNNNNNNNNNNNNNNNNNNNNNNNNNNNNNNNNNNNNNNNNNNNNNNNNNNNNNNNNNNNNNNNNNNNNNNNNNNNNNNNNNNNNNNNNNNNNNNNNNNNNNNNNNNNNNNNNNNNNNNNNNNNNGGAATGGAGTTGGGGTACTGATGATTGGGCCTATATATTCATAATTGTTCGTATAACAAAGTCAACCAATTGAGTTATCCAATCTACCAACTTATTTAATTGATGGCAGAGTGACTGACATACCAAAATGAAagaaataatcagaataattaattattaaacttGTTGTGGATGTAATCCtgattgaaaatataaaattccaAAATAATAAGTTGTTAGAAGCAGTTTACCTTAATAAAAAAAGGAACAAGTTAGCAGAATCAAATAATAAGTCAGCAGCACAACAAGGCCCACCTGAACTtagtatttaataataataataacagtaatcatttattttaaatttaaattaactttaaaatcaaaatccaaaattatataaaatgaagcTGGTAAAGGCTTACTCAAATTAAGGGAGAcagtttttcttttataaacaaGGGGGAAAGTTAAATCATGTGAAATAGTTGAAAGcaaaattaaattgtcacttcaaaataaaatagcTGATAAATAGTCATGTAATAAGTGAAATTACATTTGCATGAGTCATAGTTAAAAATTTACTCCTGTATTTTCACCGCATCCTTAAAAGGACCTTTGTGCTTGGTCAAAATTATGATCTTGTTGTAGTACATGCTAAGCTTTCTTTATGTCAgcataataacataataaaaacaaCAATCTTCTTCAAGGACTTTAGAGTTAGACTACTCCAGTTTCTGCaagttttatattgaaaatggtTCATTAATATGTTGTGAATCCTATATATGGTCAAGACTTCAGACTCCAAAACCAACAAATTAATGATTTAACAAAGACAGTGAATTGATGTAACTCTTCAAATAGCATTGAGACCAGTTTTCATTATTTGGAAAGAAGTTAAATGTGGTTTTCAAGCATCAGAAAATACACTGTTTTTGTGGTTATTCCAAAGTTAAATTTGGGTTGTGAGTTGTGACcaactcaaccctacaaaaCCAGCCATGTTTAGAACTTGATAGCAGATGACCCAATAGATCTTAGATAGACTCAACCCTAAAAAACCGGTTTGTAAAGTGAGGATTGCTCCCAGTTATAAACATATGTTCAGACCTTATCTCACCCACTGTGGGACTCGCAACATTATCTATGAGGCTAATCaggttttataaatttttggttGATCTTCCAAGCTCCATGAATCTACAGATTTATGCTACTTGCAATGATTTGACGGTTAGAGGTTGCAAGCGAAAAAGGTTGTCCTACCAACTCCCAACTTGTTTAGCTACTTAAATCACATCTTACAATCAAGAATATGCCACTGGAGAAGAAGGTGTAGTTTAAacttgaatatatttaatttaagttgtCAGAATCAAATAAGCGGTTTACCTTAAAAAAAAGAACAAGTTGGCAGAACCCAATAAGAAGTCAGTCAGCAGCACAACAAGTAAACAAGTgcacaacaaatatttttaatttaaattaacttatcAATGCGGTGGCAATGCATTTTCATTGAAAATTTGTCTGGTCACTGAAGGAAGGGTCAGTTTCTTTTCCTTTGACTAGGTTGAACTTCCTGTTCTACCCTGATGAATCTTTTGGTACCAATCCTGCATTTCCAGTCTGGGCTAACATGGAAAGGAAGCTCAGGATTGTAATGATAAAAAAAGCTTGCACAATCCAATTATGGGCAAGAAAGCTTCAGAAGCTGCTGTGGTTAACCTTGCACTGCAGATGTTGTTCAGAGGTACCGACTTGGAGGGCACTACCTTCATTTCCTCTCTCTTTCCTTCAATTTGGAGGTTTTCCATAGAGCTTCCAACATGTATCATGTGTGTGCCATGGACGTTTGCAATATTCGCGCCATGGTTTTTTGTTGTCCATCTTTCTTCCCTTCTTCATTCTTAGTGACCAGTGTAGAGCGTTCGGTCTAGCAACAGTGACTTACCCACCATAACACTTTGTCTCGCCTCTTCTCTTCTAACTTCTTAGAATGGTTCCTGAAGTGATGGAAATGGAATCTACCCCAATATTTTGCCTCAGACGCTTATTAAGTCTAACCAAGAACATGAATACTTGATCATTCTCATGTCTCTTAAGAAATAGAACATTGTCCTCACAACACTTCCAATGATCATCATAGCAGAGATCCAATTCTTGTCATAGTGTCATAAAATCATTATAATAGGTAGTGACATCTCTGTCTCCTTGCTTGACAAGCCACAATCGTGATTTGAGATAAATAATTTGGGAAGAATTCTGAATATCAgaatttgtttctttgacaGTCTCTCACACTTCCTTCGCAATAGGCAAAAATATAAAAGGTTTTCCAAGCGTTGTGGCAGACAATTGCACCTCTTCTGTAAACCATATTTTCTCTTACTGTCTAGTATCAATCTTGCGGTTTTAGAccatttgacataatttttttcaatgagTTTCTGGACTTCGACCTTGAGGGAATTAGAAGTTACCTCATGGTCataaaaattggaaaaaaattattggagAAACTGTTCCAGCCACCGCCACTGCCTGCATTGTTGATCACTTCTAGTTTTTCACCAAAACCATTGCCGCCCTGAACCCCACTAAATTGTGCAAAACTTTACAGAACCCTAACCTagagctctagataccatgaagaaagtaaaatgaagcaaaatattttcatatattattactaCACCCTTAAGTTTTACATaggaaaataaattacaatagtaataatGGCAggatcataaaataaaaataaatagaataatatgaaataaaagaTAATCAAATCTGATTTCCCTTGATTCTTTAACGATGAAACTTGTTAATTGTTATGGATGGAGTCctacataaaattatattaattcaaAAAGAACAAGTTGTTAGAAGAACCAAATAAGCggtttatcttaaaaaataacaagTTGGCATAACC from Cicer arietinum cultivar CDC Frontier isolate Library 1 chromosome 3, Cicar.CDCFrontier_v2.0, whole genome shotgun sequence encodes:
- the LOC101498707 gene encoding putative disease resistance protein RGA4, which encodes MAEAIAFDAAELLLRKLTSYAYQEVSRAYGVYKDLRVIKDTLTIVRCLLLDAEEKKNQQHALREWLRQTQNICSDAEDVLEGFDLQDKRKQVIKDSRSTSMKVRHFFSSSNPLAFRIKMARQIKDIRNRLDKVAYDGTRFGLATINVEPGLVVHRREMTYPDVDASSVIGRESDREEIIKLLMQPHPHGDDDGDKSMCVIPIVGIGGLGKTTLAKLVFNDKRVDQLFQLKMWACVSNDFDIRQIIIKIVNSASTSKFASTSASSVTFPHQENINNLDIVQLVSCLRSKISGQKFLLVLDDIWNDDRAKWTELKDLIKVGTVGSKMMVTTRSKSISSMMGTVPSYVLHGLSVENCLFLFVKSAFKEGEEEKFPNLVAIGKEIVKKCHGVPLAVKTLGSSLFSKFDLNKWKFVRDSEIWNLEQKKDDILPALKLSYDQMPSYLRHCFAYFSLYPKDFTFLAGDITSLWVALGLVQPRNGNENLENVAREYIDELHSRSFLLDFDDIGHFFNFKVHDLVHDLALYVAKEECVLVQSNTRNIPEQARHLSIFENDSLGHALFLKSKQVRTILFPIDRVGLDRDSLLDTWVSRYKYLRILDLSDSSMVTLPISIAKLEHLRVLNLTNNCKIKRLPHSICKLLNLQVLLLTGCMELETLPNGLGKLISLRQLFITTKQFVLPQNEFASFKHLHTLDFYRCDNLKFLFNGTRQLTFVETLSVQSCGSLESLSLYSFPKLQTLYLADCKMLTMSLNNESPIQRMPMRHLYLEEFPGLLTLPRWIVGIADTLETLVITKFPNLKMLPKCFTALTHLKRLDIRHCPQLSTLPNDIQRLTALEDLRIYRCRELCQKCRPQFGEYWPMIAHIKRISIGKQKLSH